In the Ipomoea triloba cultivar NCNSP0323 chromosome 6, ASM357664v1 genome, one interval contains:
- the LOC116021791 gene encoding metal tolerance protein C4 has protein sequence MIRRKGHSIISELTPSSYTLMRTHFLSRLRCFSHRSAARSSIAGNVDFLAPFHSARPECENGPEPRSEGLRRLQGDSHSRLVGGRWLSAPSFAFRGLYGGRKVLSPAMIPLNINHQLFLSHCFLTRAKKQITAIEVDDHGQRAVTTALWCNFLVFSLKFGVWFATSSHVMLAEMVHSIADFANQALLAYGLSSSRRAPDALHPYGYSKERFVWSLISAVGIFCLGSGATIVNGVQNLWTAQPPGNIGYASLVIGGSFIIEGASLIVAIQAVRKGAAAEGMKVRDYVWRGHDPTSVAVMTEDGAAVTGLAIAAASLYAVNKTGNPIYDPIGSIIVGNLLGMVAVFLIQRNRHALIGRAIDDHDMERVLQFLKNDPVVDSVYDCKSEVIGPGFFRFKAEIDFNGVVLVQNYLERAGRQEWARQFREAAKEKDDAALLILMSNYGEEVVTALGSEVDRLEKEIQEIVPGIKHVDIEAHNPI, from the exons ATGATAAGGAGAAAAGGGCATTCAATCATCTCTGAGTTAACCCCTTCTTCCTATACATTGATGCGTACTCATTTTCTCTCCCGCCTCCGATGCTTTTCTCATCGTTCCGCCGCCCGTTCTTCTATCGCTGGAAATGTGGACTTCCTTGCCCCATTTCACTCTGCCCGACCCGAATGTGAAAACGGACCTGAACCTCGCTCCGAAGGTTTGAGAAGACTTCAAGGAGATAGCCATTCTCGGCTTGTTGGAGGAAGATGGCTTTCTGCTCCTTCATTTGCATTCCGTGGACTGTATGGGGGGCGGAAAGTTTTGTCTCCGGCTATGATTCCATTGAATATCAATCATCAGCTCTTCCTAAGCCatt GTTTCCTGACTAGAGCTAAGAAGCAGATAACGGCAATAGAAGTAGATGATCATGG TCAGCGAGCTGTCACGACAGCATTATGGTGCAACTTTCTTGTGTTTTCTCTCAAGTTTGGGGTCTGGTTTGCTACTTCTAGCCATGTTATGCTAGCTGAGATGGTACATTCAATAGCTGATTTTGCAAACCAG GCACTTCTGGCTTATGGTTTAAGTAGCTCAAGGCGTGCACCTGATGCTCTCCACCC ATACGGTTATTCGAAGGAAAGATTTGTTTGGTCTTTGATATCTGCTGTTGGTATTTTCTGTCTTGGTTCTGGTGCTACAATAGTTAATGGAGTTCAAAACTTGTGGACTGCACAG CCTCCTGGTAATATTGGATATGCATCTCTGGTGATTGGTGGATCATTCATCATCGAAG GTGCTTCCCTTATTGTGGCAATACAAGCTGTCAGAAAAGGAGCAGCTGCAGAAGGAATGAAAGTTAGAGATTATGTTTGGCGTGGTCATGATCCCACATCTGTTGCCGTCATGACAGAG GATGGTGCTGCAGTTACAGGCCTAGCCATTGCTGCTGCATCATTGTATGCAGTAAATAAAACGGGAAATCCAATCTATGATCCCATTGGTTCCATCATAGTAGGCAACCTCCTTGGAATG GTGGCTGTATTCCTGATTCAAAGGAACCGTCATGCTTTGATTGGTAGAGCAATTGATGATCACGATATGGAGAGAGTTCTTCAGTTCTTGAAAAATGATCCA GTTGTTGATTCTGTATATGATTGCAAAAGTGAGGTGATCGGTCCTGGATTTTTTAGATTCAAAGCTGAGATTG ATTTCAACGGGGTGGTGCTGGTGCAGAATTATCTAGAAAGAGCTGGACGTCAAGAGTGGGCTCGGCAG TTCCGGGAGGCTGCAAAGGAGAAGGACGATGCAGCATTGCTCATTCTAATGTCAAACTACg GCGAGGAAGTTGTCACAGCATTAGGCAGCGAAGTTGATCGTCTAGAAAAGGAGATACAGGAAATTGTTCCCGGCATTAAGCATGTGGATATTGAAGCCCATAACCCAATTTGA
- the LOC116023199 gene encoding mannosyl-oligosaccharide 1,2-alpha-mannosidase MNS1 — MHIDFGRSFPLRSSDPLSFLALLIQISQFSNFLFNFPLFYAPNLPEPIQSIIKMARSRSSSSRCRYFNPAYYLKRPRRMALLLIIFVSGTLFFWDRQTLIREHEEEISRLNGEVSQLQDLLEELKSGRVVPHEKLNLVGETRGTANKKDVFEDPADAQRREKVKDAMRHAWSSYEKYAWGHDELQPQSKNGVDSFGGLGATLIDALDTLYIMGLDEEFQKAREWVANTLDFNKNYDASVFETTIRVVGGLLSAYDLSGDNVFLEKAQDIADRLLPAWDTPTGIPYNIINLAHGNPHNPGWTRGDSILADSGTEQLEFIALSQRTLDPKYQQKVENVILELNKTFPDDGLLPIYINPHTGRRSFSTITFGAMGDSFYEYLLKVWIQGNKTDSVMPYRKMWEISMKGFESLVRRTTPSSFAYICEKNGNSLIDKMDELACFAPGMLALGASGYGPDESQKYLLLAEELARTCYNFYESTPTKLAGENYFFNKGQDMSVGTSWNILRPETVESLFYLWRLTGNKTYQEWGWNIFQAFEKNCRIESGYVGLKDVNTGVKDNMMQSFFLAETLKYLYLLFSPPSVIPLDQWVFNTEAHPLKIVTRHASSSGQHTSDSRSRGRREEHTALSWI, encoded by the exons ATGCACATTGACTTTGGTCGGTCGTTTCCTCTCCGGTCCTCCGACCCTCTCTCGTTTCTGGCTTTGCTCATACAGATTTCTCAATTCTCCAATTTCCTCTTCAATTTTCCATTGTTTTATGCTCCTAATTTACCGGAACCTATACAATCAATCATTAAAATGGCCCGGAGTAGATCGTCGTCGAGTAGATGCCGGTATTTCAATCCGGCCTATTATCTGAAACGCCCGAGGCGGATGGCTTTGCTCCTCATTATCTTCGTTTCTGGAACATTGTTCTTTTGGGATCGGCAAACTTTAATCCGGGAGCACGAG GAGGAGATATCTAGGTTGAATGGTGAAGTGAGTCAGTTACAAGATTTG CTTGAAGAATTAAAGAGTGGTCGAGTTGTTCCACATGAAAAGTTGAATTTGGTTGGTGAAACCCGTGGCACGGCTAATAAAAAAGATGTATTTGAGGACCCGGCTGATGCTCAGCGAAGAGAGAAAGTAAAGGATGCTATGCGCCATGCTTGGAGTTCGTATGAGAAATATGCATGGGGTCATGATGAACTTCAA CCACAATCAAAGAATGGGGTTGACAGCTTTGGTGGCCTTGGAGCAACTTTAATAGATGCTCTGGATACACTTTATATCATGGGACTAGATGAAGAATTTCAGAAAGCTAGAGA ATGGGTTGCAAACACCTTGGATTTCAACAAGAACTATGATGCTAGTGTTTTCGAGACAACCATAAG AGTCGTAGGTGGACTTCTTAGTGCATATGATCTCTCTGGGGATAATGTTTTCCTTGAAAAGGCTCAAGATATTGCTGACAGGCTCTTGCCTGCATGGGATACTCCTACTGGCATCCCTTATAATATAATCAACTTGGCTCATGGGAATCCACATAACCCTGGATGGACAAGG GGTGATAGTATCTTGGCAGATTCTGGCACTGAGCAGCTTGAATTTATTGCTCTTTCTCAAAGGACACTAGACCCAAAGTATCAGCAGAAG GTGGAGAATGTTATTTTAGAGCTTAACAAAACTTTTCCCGATGATGGTTTACTTCCAATCTACATTAATCCACATACTGGGAGAAGGTCATTCTCAACCATTACTTTTGGGGCTATGGGAGACAG CTTCTATGAGTATTTACTCAAGGTCTGGATCCAAGGAAACAAAACTGATTCTGTAATGCCTTACAG aaaaatgtgGGAGATATCAATGAAAGGTTTTGAAAGCTTGGTGCGAAGGACTACCCCTTCATCTTTTGCATATATTTGTGAGAAGAATGGAAACTCTTTAATTGACAAG ATGGATGAACTTGCGTGCTTTGCACCAGGAATGTTGGCCTTAGGAGCTTCTGGTTACGGTCCTGATGAATCTCAGAAGTACTTATTGCTGGCTGAAGAG CTTGCAAGGACTTGCTATAACTTCTACGAGTCAACACCAACAAAATTGGCTGGAGAGAACTATTTTTTCAATAAAGGGCAG GATATGAGTGTGGGGACATCGTGGAACATACTGAGGCCAGAGACAGTGGAATCCCTTTTTTATCTCTGGCGCTTGACTGGAAACAAGACGTACCAAGAGTGGGGTTGGAACATATTTCAGGCATTTGAAAAGAACTGCCGTATAGAGTCTGGATATGTCGGGCTAAAAGAT GTAAACACTGGTGTCAAAGACAACATGATGCAGAGCTTCTTTCTTGCAGAGACGCTTAAATATCTCTATCTTCTTTTCTCGCCGCCTTCTGTGATTCCTCTGGACCAGTGGGTTTTCAACACCGAAGCGCACCCTCTAAAAATCGTAACCAGGCATGCATCAAGCTCTGGACAGCATACATCCGATAGTAGATCACGCGGTAGAAGAGAAG AGCACACGGCTTTATCATGGATTTGA
- the LOC116023648 gene encoding protein FAR1-RELATED SEQUENCE 7-like, producing the protein MAAAISQVFPTSRHRLCIWHIGENSKKHIKGLRNQKDFLDIFNCLLKHTDTEAEFELYWTREKWCPAFNKDYFSGGILSSQRSETTNHSISRRLSKTAGLCDFYSSFVGVVSEWRSRENEEDVRCSQGVPTMAMDHIKILSHARDIYTIEIYYLFEEQFLKGASCYQECVQFEGGVYKYHVWRPEVDIIRHEVIFNVRELDIWCSCKLFTETGILCCHCLRILNVHCVSEVPNKYILKRWTKRVLEDENAGIIPPSQCFNVPSSVWTLEITRKFQKLVVYCQENSEARKIFEQAVLDAKRKVEHEYGPIFFEGEDFDVESSSGVIKDPSNRRLKGVRNRRVTIEDAISNIAGNGSQVEDAISNIAGNGYLVHPMSGNIAGNGYLVHPMSGGSTFCHFRSNSNQEDN; encoded by the exons ATGGCTGCTGCTATTTCCCAAGTTTTTCCAACCTCAAGACATCGCCTATGTatatggcatatcggtgagaattcaaagaagcacatcaagggACTAAGAAATCAAAAAGATTTTCTAGACATATTCAATTGTCTGTTGAAACATACCGATACGGAGGCAGAGTTTGAGCTTTATTGGACAAG agaaaaatggtgccctGCATTTAACAAAGATTATTTTTCTGGTGGTATTTTATCTTCACAAAGGAGTGAAACCACAAATCACTCTATTTCTAGAAGGTTATCCAAGACTGCTGGGCTATGTGATTTCTATAGCTCAtttgttggtgttgtttcgGAGTGGAGGAGTAGAGAGAACGAGGAAGATGTCCGGTGTTCTCAAGGTGTACCTACAATGGCTATGGATCACATTAAGATTCTTTCACACGCTAGGGATATTTATACGATCGAGATATATTACTTGTTCGAAGAGCAGTTTTTGAAAGGGGCATCATGCTATCAAGAGTGTGTTCAATTTGAAGGTGGTGTGTATAAGTATCACGTCTGGAGGCCAGAGGTTGATATTATtaggcatgaagtgatttttaacGTTAGAGAGTTAGATATTTGGTGCAGTTGTAAGCTGTTCACTGAAACCGGGATCTTATGCTGTCACTGTTTACGCATTTTAAACGTGCATTGTGTGTCTGAAgttccaaataaatatattctgaaGAGATGGACTAAAAGAGTTTTGGAAGACGAGAATGCTGGTATTATCCCCCCATCTCAGTGCTTTAATGTTCCCTCTTCTGTTTGGACTTTAGAGATCACTAGGAAATTTCAGAAGTTGGTTGTTTATTGCCAAGAAAACAGCGAAGCACGCAAAATTTTTgagcaagcagtgttagatgccAAGAGAAAAGTTGAACATGAGTATGGCCCTATTTTCTTCGAAGGTGAAGACTTTGATGTGGAATCGTCGAGCGGTGTTATAAAGGATCCATCAAACAGGCGGTTGAAAGGGGTACGCAATAGGAGGGTGACTA TTGAAGATGCTATTTCTAATATTGCTGGTAATGGATCTCAAGTTGAAGATGCTATTTCTAATATTGCTGGTAATGGATACCTGGTGCATCCAATGTCTGGTAATATTGCTGGTAATGGATACCTGGTGCATCCAATGTCTGGAGGTTcaactttttgtcattttaggtCAAATTCAAATCAAGAGGACAATTAG
- the LOC116021796 gene encoding 60S ribosomal protein L7-2-like, which produces MAEAQSKGGPVVPESVLKKQKRNEEWALAKKQEIAAVKKKNAENRKLIFCRAKQYAKEYEEQQKELIQLKREARLKGGFYVNPEAKLLFIIRIRGINAMHPNTKKILQLLRLRQIFNGVFLKVNKATMNMLHKVEPYVTYGYPNLKSVRELIYKRGYGKVSKQRIALTDNSVIEQTLGKHNIICIEDLVHEILTVGPHFKEANNFLWPFQLKAPLGGLKKKRNHYVEGGDAGNREDYINELIRRMN; this is translated from the exons ATGGCTGAAGCACAATCCAAAGGAGGCCCTGTTGTACCCGAGTCTGTATTGAAGAAGCAGAAGAGGAATGAGGAGTGGGCATTGGCCAAGAAGCAGGAAATTGCAGCTGTTAAGAAGAAGAATGCTGAAAACCGCAAGCTTATCTTTTGCAGAGCTAAGCAGTATGCCAAGGAATATGAGGAGCAG CAAAAGGAGCTGATTCAGTTGAAGCGTGAGGCCAGGTTGAAAGGAGGCTTTTATGTCAACCCTGAAGCTAAGCTGCTGTTCATCATTCGCATCCGTGG TATCAATGCCATGCACCCAAATACCAAAAAGATATTGCAGCTTCTCCGTCTAAGACAG ATATTCAATGGTGTATTCCTCAAGGTCAACAAAGCTACAATGAATATGCTGCACAAAGTTGAGCCATATGTGACTTATGG GTACCCAAATTTGAAGAGTGTAAGGGAATTGATTTACAAGAGGGGTTATGGCAAGGTGAGCAAGCAGAGGATTGCCTTGACAGATAACAGTGTTATTGAACAG acCCTGGGAAAACACAACATAATCTGTATCGAGGATCTTGTTCACGAGATCCTGACTGTTGGACCTCATTTTAAGGAAGCCAACAATTTCCTTTGGCCTTTCCAACTCAAGGCACCCTTGGGTGGCCTTAAGAAGAAGAGGAATCACTATGTTGAAGGAGGAGATGCTGGAAACCGCGAAGATTACATCAATGAACTGATTAGGAGAATGAATTAG
- the LOC116022626 gene encoding KH domain-containing protein HEN4: MDASFMSRRHLDTTPLEAHEPFSPTSITPTKRRHLPPFHTPTSSSSTPPPPPSSSSVNFRPPAPPPPLLKLSSGETLFRILCPATKTGRVIGKGGANIRQFREETGAKIRIDDSAPACDERVITIVADSAKRESAPSQSNSDCASTTAEFLPSSSVDDEASPAQLALVRVFERIWKVDEEREGEERKDEGSNSCGGFPQGMVVCRLLAPTSLVGCVLGRGGKIVERIRNETGAQVRVLPKDQIPHCASQGDEVIQITGSFSAVRRALLSVSGCLQDNPRAELAYSSTPKSSGSSFHGNGLPGPDPYSLPGYATGHQFVDHHSKNFQYSCAESSASYGMVKEEEVVFRLLCKVDKVGSLIGKGGSIIRVIESETGASVKIVEVASDSDERVVIISSRENSEQRHSPAQEAVIRVHSRIAEIGFEPAAAAVVARLLVHSNQIGYLFGDGGIPIAELRRITGASIRVFPKEQSPRFGSQGDEVVQVIGSLQSVQDVLFQVTSRLRETVFAMRPKFPTTTSLPHRPEMLPPAYRARHEPASPAYHPPASIPRGVDHGFAPRRPFERASALSHGFDHNSPTYPDSVPNLYGNERRGQAPIYDQPISPRCPTQASGAPAVDVNGGFAPNDARTSSEDAVVQSPVVVEVMIPQYLLKHVYGADNSNLDFIRQASGAKVSVTDPRPGTTEGVVVLSGTQDQTRTAQNLVHACILSELPF; the protein is encoded by the exons ATGGACGCTTCGTTCATGTCCAGGCGACACCTGGACACCACGCCACTCGAAGCCCACGAGCCCTTCAGCCCCACATCCATCACGCCGACCAAACGCCGCCACCTACCGCCgtttcacactcccacttcctcctcctccacaccgccgccgccgccttcttcttcttccgtcAATTTCAGGCCTCCTGCGCCGCCGCCGCCCCTCCTGAAGCTCTCCTCCGGCGAAACCCTATTCCGGATCCTCTGCCCCGCCACCAAGACCGGCCGCGTCATCGGCAAGGGCGGCGCCAACATCCGCCAGTTCCGCGAGGAGACCGGCGCCAAGATCCGCATTGACGACTCCGCCCCGGCCTGCGACGAGCGCGTCATCACCATCGTTGCCGATTCGGCGAAGCGGGAGTCCGCTCCGAGTCAAAGCAACTCGGATTGCGCTAGCACGACCGCGGAATTTCTGCCTAGCTCGAGCGTCGACGACGAGGCGTCGCCCGCTCAGCTCGCGCTGGTTAGGGTTTTTGAGAGAATTTGGAAAGTGGACGAGGAGAGGGAGGGTGAAGAAAGGAAGGATGAAGGGAGTAATAGCTGTGGAGGATTTCCACAGGGAATGGTGGTTTGCCGGCTATTAGCTCCCACTTCTTTAGTAGGGTGTGTTCTTGGGAGAGGGGGGAAGATTGTGGAGAGAATAAGAAATGAGACTGGAGCTCAAGTTAGGGTTTTGCCTAAAGATCAAATTCCCCACTGTGCCTCCCAAGGAGATGAGGTGATTCAG ATAACAGGAAGCTTCTCGGCGGTAAGAAGAGCACTGTTGTCTGTTTCAGGCTGTCTTCAAGATAACCCTAGGGCAGAGTTGGCATACTCGTCTACTCCCAAATCCTCAGGGTCATCATTCCATGGAAATGGTTTGCCTGGTCCAGACCCTTATTCGCTACCGGGTTATGCGACAGGTCATCAATTTGTGGATCATCATtccaaaaattttcaatattctTGTGCTGAGAGTAGTGCTAGTTATGGTATGGTTAAGGAAGAAGAGGTTGTGTTTAGGCTTCTATGTAAAGTTGATAAAGTTGGAAGTTTGATAGGGAAAGGCGGCTCTATTATACGGGTGATTGAGAGTGAAACTGGTGCTTCTGTTAAAATTGTTGAAGTAGCATCTGATTCGGATGAGAGAGTTGTTATTATATCGTCACGAGAG AACTCCGAGCAAAGGCATTCTCCAGCACAGGAAGCTGTTATTCGTGTGCATAGTAGAATTGCTGAAATTGGGTTTGAACCCGCTGCTGCAGCAGTTGTGGCTAGACTTCTTGTACATTCAAATCAAATAGGTTATCTGTTCGGTGATGGTGGTATTCCAATTGCCGAATTGAGAAGAATTACTGGTGCTAGTATACGCGTTTTTCCCAAGGAACAATCTCCAAGGTTCGGTTCCCAAGGTGATGAAGTTGTACAG GTTATTGGCAGCTTGCAGTCTGTCCAGGATGTTCTGTTTCAAGTAACTAGTCGACTCCGGGAGACAGTATTCGCAATGAGACCAAAATTTCCAACCACTACCTCTTTGCCGCATCGCCCTGAAATGCTGCCACCTGCATATAGGGCTCGGCACGAGCCTGCTTCTCCAGCTTACCACCCCCCAGCTAGCATCCCCCGCGGGGTTGATCATGGCTTTGCTCCTCGAAGACCTTTTGAACGAGCATCTGCATTGTCACATGGTTTTGATCATAACAGTCCAACTTATCCAGACTCTGTTCCCAATTTGTATGGCAATGAAAGACGTGGACAGGCTCCCATCTATGATCAACCGATCTCGCCAAGGTGTCCCACTCAGGCTTCGGGTGCACCAGCTGTAGATGTCAATGGAGGTTTTGCACCAAATGATGCTCGTACTAGCAG TGAAGATGCTGTTGTTCAATCACCTGTTGTTGTTGAAGTAATGATCCCTCAGTATTTGTTGAAACATGTTTACGGAGCAGATAATAGTAATCTTGATTTCATAAGACAG GCTTCAGGTGCTAAGGTATCCGTTACTGATCCGAGACCTGGTACTACTGAAGGCGTTGTTGTTCTGTCTGGAACGCAAGACCAGACCCGCACTGCTCAGAACCTCGTCCATGCTTGCATCCTGTCTGAGCTACCATTCTAG